From Candidatus Binatia bacterium, one genomic window encodes:
- a CDS encoding endonuclease: RAKMELKILMPEDAKEAFGHGVKAKRSKSGAISFDLLDVEASYAPVR, from the coding sequence ACGGGCCAAAATGGAACTCAAAATCCTGATGCCGGAGGATGCCAAAGAGGCCTTCGGCCACGGCGTCAAGGCCAAACGTTCCAAATCCGGAGCGATCAGCTTCGATCTCCTCGACGTGGAGGCGAGCTATGCACCAGTCCGGTGA